In Amphiura filiformis chromosome 2, Afil_fr2py, whole genome shotgun sequence, one DNA window encodes the following:
- the LOC140144022 gene encoding uncharacterized protein has product MRPTTPATTTTPLGKTTKLMQPTTTGIPDTSTTSAIATPIGTTTKSMQPTTIGMPDTGTAASAIATPIGTTTKSMQPTTTEMPDTDTTASAITTATYTTTSAMNMDDTTTCAQVDSLSAFENCASVFPANPTLGIINNSVLVSYLFEHKNREEDFQFNREGDLTLTIPNDFFESGLYNGTGYLTVVIRKTPNDDTEYRGTDSDKVYHILGNTLVSINLFSINTTLIKHEDEYNPFNITFPIKVNNNLL; this is encoded by the exons ATGCGACCAACTACTCCCGCAACTACTACAACACCGTTGGGTAAAACCACGAAATTGATGCAACCCACTACCACAGGGATACCAGATACGAGTACTACATCGGCTATTGCAACACCAATAGGGACGACCACTAAATCCATGCAACCTACTACCATAGGTATGCCAGATACGGGTACTGCTGCATCGGCTATTGCAACACCAATAGGGACGACCACGAAATCGATGCAACCTACTACCACGGAGATGCCAGATACGGATACTACTGCATCGGCTATTACAACAGCGACTTACACTACCACCTCAGCAATGAACATGGACGACACAACGACTTGTGCTCAGGTTGATAGTTTATCAGCCTTTGAAAATTGTGCCTCAGTGTTCCCTGCAAATCCCACACTCGGTATTATTAATAACAGTGTTTTAG TATCCTACCTATTTGAACATAAAAACCGGGAAGAAGATTTCCAATTCAATCGAGAAGGTGACTTGACGCTTACAATTCCAAATGATTTTTTTGAGTCTGGACTTTATAATGGAACCG GTTATCTCACTGTTGTCATTAGGAAAACCCCTAATGATGACACTGAATACAGAGGCACTGATTCGGACAAAGTATACCATATTCTTGGAAATACGTTGGTTTCAATAAACTTATTCAGCATAAATACCACTCTGATTAAGCACGAGGATGAGTATAATCCATTTAATATTACTTTCCCGATAAAGGTAAATAATAATTTATTGTAA
- the LOC140144014 gene encoding adhesion G-protein coupled receptor D1-like encodes MTLAYFMTIASNGAKSNQIACLAVTILRYNMLMSVFCCMLVEALHLYRMIVLVFGIERNFRVTYIVISWGVPLLMTIITAAIGREHLHDHKRCWLTGQLIWAFIAPVIAILTINLVILVIIVCKTLGVAEVDKQDRIHSIRIGFRSTALLLPMVGVTWLIGLLGNTNINIAYTFDLLSALQVSVDTGCGRLSMGKPHKP; translated from the exons ATGACATTGGCGTACTTTATGACCATTGCAAGCAACGGTGCAAAATCTAATCAG ATCGCCTGTCTTGCAGTAACCATCTTGCGGTATAACATGCTCATGTCAGTATTTTGCTGCATGCTCGTCGAAGCTCTACATCTCTACCGTATGATAGTGCTCGTTTTCGGCATTGAGAGAAATTTTAGAGTTACTTACATCGTCATTAGCTGGG GTGTTCCTTTGTTAATGACCATCATTACAGCTGCAATTGGTAGAGAACATTTGCATGACCACAAAAG GTGCTGGTTGACAGGACAACTTATTTGGGCCTTCATCGCCCCTGTAATCGCCATTCTGACG ATAAACTTAGTAATCCTTGTGATCATCGTGTGCAAAACCTTGGGAGTAGCTGAGGTTGATAAGCAGGACCGAATTCACTCCATCAG AATTGGATTTCGAAGTACAGCCTTGTTACTTCCAATGGTTGGAGTAACTTGGCTGATTGGGCTCCTTGGCAACACCAACATAAACATCGCATATACTTTTGATTTACTGAGTGCATTGCAGGTGAGTGTGGACACCGGCTGTGGACGTTTATCAATGGGGAAACCTCATAAGCCATAG